A window of Gloeocapsopsis sp. IPPAS B-1203 contains these coding sequences:
- a CDS encoding lysylphosphatidylglycerol synthase transmembrane domain-containing protein — MKRFFSICVSLFMLGIIYWKIDFPQLLQVLQNSNVWWLVISLSMVVPLTLLTAWRLQQLMPTDKRLGFGEAIRLILAASVLNMVLPSKMGDIAKAFFMKERGQISGSLSLSLVVFEKACDLLSLLLWCVFGLLFYSQQNWLFWIMTASVSLGLIFGMLLLASQQFAQVFFDIGKFILPRFSSKLAKLQSSWGQMHNYFWRDRTHLLLIVTTSIFIWFLHLLQIWFFIFAINAWTPFLANLALSPLAILAGLLPLTFAGVGTRDAALIVFYQPYFDAPTAAALGLLCTSRYILPAIAGLPFLGQYLTMLQTIRNGKQSIRY, encoded by the coding sequence ATGAAAAGATTTTTTTCTATCTGTGTTAGCCTTTTCATGCTGGGAATTATTTATTGGAAAATTGACTTTCCTCAATTATTGCAAGTTTTACAAAATAGCAATGTTTGGTGGCTGGTAATTAGTTTGAGCATGGTTGTTCCGTTGACTCTCCTTACTGCATGGCGACTGCAACAGCTCATGCCTACAGACAAACGATTAGGATTTGGTGAAGCAATTCGTTTAATTTTAGCAGCAAGTGTCTTAAATATGGTTTTACCATCAAAAATGGGGGATATTGCTAAAGCTTTTTTTATGAAAGAACGAGGGCAAATAAGTGGCTCTCTATCTTTATCTTTGGTCGTTTTTGAAAAAGCTTGCGATCTGCTTTCACTACTTTTATGGTGTGTATTTGGATTGCTATTTTACTCACAGCAAAATTGGTTGTTCTGGATCATGACAGCCAGTGTTAGCTTAGGATTGATTTTTGGTATGCTATTACTTGCTTCGCAACAATTTGCACAAGTTTTTTTTGATATTGGTAAATTTATTCTACCTAGATTTAGCTCAAAGCTAGCAAAACTACAGTCCTCTTGGGGGCAAATGCACAATTATTTTTGGCGCGATCGCACCCACTTATTGCTAATAGTTACAACTTCTATATTTATTTGGTTTTTACATTTATTACAAATCTGGTTTTTTATTTTTGCCATCAATGCTTGGACACCTTTTTTGGCTAATCTAGCATTATCCCCTTTAGCAATTTTGGCAGGGCTATTGCCGTTAACTTTTGCCGGAGTAGGAACCCGTGATGCTGCCCTGATTGTATTCTACCAACCTTATTTTGATGCACCAACAGCAGCAGCTTTAGGATTACTGTGTACTTCACGATATATTCTACCTGCGATCGCTGGTTTACCTTTTCTAGGACAATACTTGACAATGCTACAAACTATCCGAAATGGAAAGCAGTCTATCCGTTATTAA
- a CDS encoding tryptophan-rich sensory protein — protein sequence MIRSWMVIGAVAFLVALAANFFTKGDRQWFKRLRRPGWLTFEPLIPIIWTIIFICGAWSAYLVWEANPGANFTWLLMGCYLLLEIVTIAYTPVMFRTRSLKVGTIIGGTGAIIGLLLALTVLPISGWAALLLVPYLLWSPIGTYTTWAMMHLNPADI from the coding sequence ATGATTAGGTCTTGGATGGTAATTGGGGCTGTAGCTTTTCTTGTTGCGCTTGCTGCTAATTTTTTTACGAAAGGCGATCGCCAATGGTTCAAACGCTTGCGTCGTCCTGGATGGTTGACGTTTGAGCCACTAATTCCCATTATTTGGACTATTATTTTTATCTGTGGTGCTTGGTCAGCATATCTTGTTTGGGAAGCTAATCCTGGTGCTAATTTTACTTGGCTATTAATGGGGTGTTATTTATTACTAGAAATAGTGACTATTGCTTACACTCCAGTCATGTTTAGAACACGCAGCCTCAAAGTGGGAACTATTATCGGTGGTACTGGTGCAATTATCGGTCTTTTATTAGCACTCACTGTCTTACCAATTTCTGGTTGGGCAGCATTATTACTTGTTCCTTATCTCCTTTGGAGTCCAATCGGTACATATACTACTTGGGCTATGATGCACCTTAATCCTGCTGATATTTAG
- a CDS encoding 4-hydroxy-3-methylbut-2-enyl diphosphate reductase: MDTKAFKRSLQHSENYHRKGFGHQVEVATQLQSEYQSNLVQEIRENNYTLQQGDVTIYLAKAFGFCWGVERAVAMAYETRQHFPQERIWITNEIIHNPSVNQRLREMQVGFIPVEDGKKDFSIVASGDVVILPAFGASVQEMQLLNDKGCTIVDTTCPWVSKVWNTVEKHKKGEHTSIIHGKYNHEETLATSSFAGKYLIVLNLAQAEYVANYILNGGDKNEFLAKFSRACSAGFDPDRDLERVGIANQTTMLKSETEQIGKLFEHTMLKKYGPIELNDHFQSFNTICDATQERQDAMFELVEEKLDLMVVIGGFNSSNTTHLQEIAVERQIPSYHIDSVDRIGPGNRVEHRQLSGDLAVTENWLPAGAIAIGVTSGASTPDKVVADIIQNIFDIKRS; this comes from the coding sequence ATGGATACAAAAGCTTTTAAGCGATCGCTCCAACATTCGGAAAACTACCACCGCAAAGGATTTGGACATCAAGTAGAAGTCGCCACGCAGCTACAATCTGAATATCAAAGCAATTTAGTGCAAGAAATTCGCGAGAATAACTACACGCTGCAACAGGGTGATGTCACAATTTATCTAGCTAAAGCCTTTGGTTTTTGCTGGGGTGTAGAACGTGCTGTCGCGATGGCTTACGAAACTCGCCAGCACTTTCCGCAAGAAAGAATTTGGATTACCAACGAAATTATTCACAATCCTTCAGTCAATCAACGTTTGCGGGAAATGCAAGTTGGCTTTATTCCTGTAGAGGATGGCAAGAAAGACTTTTCGATTGTTGCATCAGGAGATGTTGTGATTCTCCCTGCTTTTGGTGCAAGTGTTCAAGAAATGCAATTGTTGAATGACAAAGGTTGCACAATTGTCGATACTACTTGCCCTTGGGTTTCCAAAGTTTGGAACACAGTAGAAAAGCACAAAAAAGGCGAACACACCTCGATTATTCATGGTAAATACAACCACGAAGAAACTCTGGCAACAAGTTCTTTTGCCGGTAAATACCTGATCGTGTTGAACTTGGCACAAGCTGAGTATGTTGCTAATTACATTCTCAATGGCGGTGATAAAAACGAATTTTTGGCAAAATTTAGCCGTGCTTGTTCTGCCGGATTTGACCCCGATCGCGACTTAGAACGAGTTGGAATTGCTAACCAAACAACCATGTTGAAAAGTGAAACTGAGCAAATTGGTAAACTTTTCGAGCATACAATGTTGAAAAAATACGGTCCTATCGAGTTAAACGACCATTTTCAAAGCTTCAACACCATTTGTGATGCAACTCAAGAACGTCAAGATGCCATGTTTGAGCTTGTAGAAGAAAAACTAGACTTGATGGTTGTAATTGGTGGTTTCAACTCTTCTAACACGACACACTTGCAAGAAATTGCCGTTGAACGCCAGATTCCTTCATATCACATTGATAGTGTCGATCGCATTGGTCCAGGAAATCGTGTAGAACACAGACAACTTAGCGGCGATTTAGCGGTGACTGAAAATTGGCTACCAGCAGGTGCGATCGCAATTGGCGTGACTTCTGGAGCCTCTACTCCTGATAAAGTTGTGGCAGATATTATTCAAAATATCTTTGATATCAAACGCAGTTAA
- a CDS encoding calcium-binding protein gives MATVKGTPSNDTLTGTPFADSIFGLAGNDRLLGLAGNDFLDGGVGNDYLEGGHGNDTLFGGVNNNPDIFLPGGNDTLDGGIGNDVLSGGDGNDVLSGGAGNDGLGGDDGSDILYGGDGNDTLNAGTVYVENNYYLGDSATDFLYGGDGNDTYIVGDQFDDEIIEAANAGIDTVFAYTNYQLSANVENLILQGRATTGIGNNLNNSITGNFSNNILSGGAGNDIINFGSGSIYIGDDILYGGDGNDTLYAHSYSRLFNGYNYSQDEDILYGGSGDDVLYSDVNCVLYGGSGNDTLYGYSYGSLQGGVGDDAYFVSREIVTAYDPFDGFPYEVILTVGIGETANAGTDTVYASYDYTLLNNFENLVLLNDATIGNGNSLNNAIAGNSLNNILDGKAGNDTLQGLSGNDTLIGSDGDDILIGAQGNDRLIGGRGIDELYGGAGNDTLTFGAIDKRLDGGGGIDTLAVDVSGIFVDLTILPNDRITGIEIIDLTGTGNNSLKLTRLDLLDLSNTTNQLIVKGNAGDAVTSTGQGWLIGGTSTVNGIAYNRYTSGAATLLVDTDITQTIS, from the coding sequence ATGGCAACCGTTAAAGGTACACCTAGTAACGATACACTTACTGGCACTCCATTCGCAGATTCAATTTTTGGATTGGCTGGTAACGATAGACTTTTGGGATTGGCTGGTAACGACTTTCTCGATGGCGGAGTTGGTAATGACTACTTAGAGGGAGGTCATGGTAATGATACTTTATTTGGCGGAGTGAACAACAACCCTGATATTTTTTTACCAGGTGGTAACGATACCCTCGATGGAGGTATAGGTAATGATGTTTTGAGTGGAGGTGATGGCAATGATGTTTTATCCGGAGGTGCGGGAAATGATGGTTTAGGTGGAGATGATGGTAGCGATATTTTGTATGGCGGTGATGGCAATGACACTCTCAACGCTGGCACTGTCTATGTAGAAAACAACTATTACCTTGGTGATTCTGCTACAGATTTTCTTTATGGTGGTGATGGCAACGATACATATATCGTAGGCGATCAATTTGATGACGAAATTATTGAAGCAGCCAACGCAGGGATAGATACTGTTTTTGCGTATACCAACTATCAATTAAGTGCAAACGTAGAAAACTTAATTCTACAAGGGCGAGCAACGACGGGAATAGGAAATAACCTGAACAACTCAATTACAGGTAATTTCAGCAACAATATTCTTAGCGGTGGTGCTGGCAACGATATTATCAATTTTGGCTCTGGCTCGATCTACATTGGCGATGATATATTGTATGGCGGTGATGGTAACGATACTCTCTACGCACACAGTTACAGTCGATTGTTCAATGGTTACAACTACTCTCAAGATGAAGACATTTTGTATGGAGGTAGTGGTGATGATGTTTTGTATTCTGATGTGAATTGCGTTTTGTACGGAGGTAGTGGTAACGATACACTATACGGTTACTCGTATGGTTCTCTTCAAGGAGGTGTTGGTGACGACGCTTATTTTGTTAGTCGAGAAATCGTTACAGCCTACGATCCTTTCGACGGATTTCCGTACGAGGTTATCCTTACCGTAGGTATTGGAGAAACAGCAAACGCGGGAACAGATACTGTTTATGCTTCCTACGATTACACGCTACTCAATAACTTTGAAAATCTAGTTTTGTTGAATGATGCAACAATAGGCAATGGTAATAGTTTAAATAATGCGATCGCTGGGAACAGTCTTAATAATATCCTGGATGGGAAAGCAGGTAACGACACACTCCAGGGACTATCAGGAAATGATACTTTGATTGGTAGTGATGGTGATGACATTCTCATTGGCGCACAGGGTAATGATAGATTGATCGGCGGTAGGGGTATTGATGAGCTTTATGGTGGTGCAGGCAATGATACTCTTACCTTTGGCGCTATCGATAAACGCCTAGATGGAGGCGGTGGGATAGATACTTTAGCTGTAGACGTGAGTGGTATTTTTGTTGACTTGACGATTTTGCCCAACGACAGAATTACAGGAATTGAAATTATCGATTTAACAGGTACGGGGAATAATAGCCTGAAGCTCACGCGCTTGGATTTATTAGATTTATCAAATACGACAAATCAACTCATTGTCAAAGGGAATGCAGGTGATGCTGTTACTTCCACAGGACAAGGTTGGCTTATTGGTGGTACAAGTACGGTGAACGGTATTGCTTACAATCGCTATACATCTGGTGCTGCAACACTCTTAGTCGATACAGATATCACACAGACTATTTCTTGA
- a CDS encoding phycobilisome rod-core linker polypeptide → MPIPLLEYQPSSQNQRVSGYEVPNEDTPWIYRLEDCASDGEIQELIWAAYRQVFSEHETLKFYRQAQLESQLKNRAITVRDFIRGLAKSESFRRLVVETNSNYRLVEVGLKRLLGRAPYNRDEEIAWSIKIATMGWSGFVDALLDSEEYQTNFGDTTVPYQRRRFKDRPFNLVTPRYGDYWRDKEENERYKWGDINNFMEMASSINTRQVRFTSVSTANIQIPDMTRDNKQGVPVSVNPSASFPVRL, encoded by the coding sequence ATGCCAATTCCTTTACTTGAATATCAACCGAGTTCCCAAAACCAGCGGGTGTCGGGTTATGAAGTACCCAATGAGGATACTCCTTGGATTTACCGTCTAGAAGATTGCGCTTCTGATGGCGAAATTCAAGAATTAATTTGGGCAGCCTACCGTCAGGTATTCAGCGAACATGAAACACTGAAGTTTTATCGCCAAGCACAATTAGAATCACAACTGAAAAATCGTGCGATTACCGTACGCGACTTCATTCGCGGACTGGCAAAGTCAGAAAGCTTTCGTCGCTTGGTTGTCGAGACAAATTCTAACTACCGACTTGTAGAAGTTGGTTTAAAACGACTTCTTGGTCGTGCCCCCTATAATCGAGACGAAGAAATTGCTTGGTCAATTAAAATTGCGACTATGGGCTGGAGTGGCTTTGTAGATGCTTTGCTTGACAGTGAAGAATACCAAACTAATTTTGGTGATACTACAGTACCGTATCAGCGCCGTCGCTTTAAAGATCGTCCCTTCAATTTGGTTACACCACGTTATGGTGATTACTGGCGTGACAAGGAAGAAAATGAGCGCTACAAATGGGGCGATATCAATAATTTCATGGAAATGGCAAGTTCGATCAATACTCGACAAGTACGATTTACATCTGTTAGTACTGCCAACATCCAAATTCCGGACATGACACGGGATAATAAACAAGGGGTACCAGTTTCAGTCAATCCTTCAGCTAGCTTCCCTGTCCGGTTGTAA
- a CDS encoding phycobilisome rod-core linker polypeptide — MSIPLLEITPTTQNQRVAGYEVPDEDDPRAYRMTDATSDTDVNELIWAAYRQIFSEHLILEKHRQLFLESQLRNRAITVRDFVRGLGKSEVYRELVGETNSNYRLVDITFKRFLGRASYGKDEQISWSIVIATRGLNGFIDAVVDGEEYRQNFGDDVVPYQRRRFNERPFNLVNPRYGEYWRDRQSLQSISGRSYYQVRRTQNMPKQEAARQAIPDTFFAMAGGLLPNELNYQRTVASVTSQIKNLEIPDMTRSENSVQRAVKPKETALPYRYIPSANPTVE; from the coding sequence ATGTCAATACCCCTACTAGAAATTACCCCAACAACACAAAATCAGCGAGTTGCTGGCTACGAAGTGCCTGATGAAGACGATCCGAGAGCTTATCGGATGACTGATGCCACTTCGGATACAGACGTTAACGAACTAATTTGGGCAGCTTACCGACAAATTTTTAGCGAACACTTGATTTTAGAAAAGCATCGTCAACTTTTTCTTGAATCGCAACTACGCAATCGAGCAATTACAGTACGAGATTTTGTTCGCGGTTTAGGCAAATCGGAAGTTTACCGCGAATTAGTAGGAGAAACAAACTCCAACTATCGCTTAGTTGATATTACCTTTAAGCGATTTTTAGGACGAGCATCTTACGGTAAAGACGAACAGATTTCTTGGTCAATTGTCATTGCAACTCGAGGCTTGAATGGATTTATTGATGCGGTTGTTGATGGTGAAGAGTATCGGCAGAATTTTGGCGATGATGTAGTTCCGTACCAACGCCGTCGCTTTAACGAACGTCCATTTAATTTAGTGAATCCGCGTTATGGAGAGTACTGGCGCGATCGCCAGAGCTTACAATCCATATCAGGACGTTCTTATTATCAGGTACGACGAACACAAAATATGCCCAAACAAGAAGCTGCACGTCAAGCAATTCCAGACACCTTTTTCGCTATGGCAGGAGGTCTTTTACCCAATGAGCTTAATTATCAACGTACAGTTGCTAGTGTTACCTCACAGATCAAAAACCTAGAGATTCCTGATATGACTCGCAGCGAAAATTCAGTACAACGTGCGGTTAAACCTAAAGAAACCGCTTTACCTTATCGTTACATTCCTTCTGCTAATCCAACAGTGGAGTAA
- a CDS encoding glycosyltransferase family 2 protein, with protein sequence MVKLIIQIPCYNEERTLGITLAALPRKLPGIDCIEWLVIDDGSRDRTLEVAKTNGVDHIVHFPTNQGLAKAFMAGLETSLKAGADIIVNTDADNQYCATDIPRLIQPILLHQAEIVVGARPIWQTKQFSLSKKLLQKLGSWVVQIASNTKVPDAPSGFRAFSREAALQLNVFNNYTYTLETIIQAGQKGIAIASVPIHTNPVMRPSRLVKSTPRYVMRSLFTILRIFMIYQPLRFFLILGSLPSSVGVLLGIRWLLFFFFETSTRTRVPSLILAAILILIGFQLWMFGLVADLMAANRRLVEEVQLRMRRIDAEKRSEG encoded by the coding sequence ATGGTTAAATTAATTATTCAAATTCCTTGTTATAACGAGGAACGCACGCTAGGAATAACGCTTGCAGCCCTACCCCGCAAGTTACCTGGAATTGATTGTATTGAGTGGTTAGTGATTGATGATGGCAGTCGCGATCGCACTCTTGAAGTAGCTAAAACCAATGGTGTCGATCATATTGTTCATTTTCCAACAAACCAGGGACTCGCTAAAGCTTTCATGGCAGGTTTGGAAACTAGTCTCAAAGCTGGGGCAGATATTATTGTCAACACTGATGCAGATAATCAATACTGTGCTACAGATATTCCTAGACTAATTCAACCAATTTTATTACACCAAGCAGAAATTGTTGTTGGTGCTAGACCAATTTGGCAAACTAAACAGTTTTCTTTATCTAAAAAACTGTTGCAAAAATTAGGTAGTTGGGTAGTTCAAATTGCCAGTAACACTAAAGTTCCTGATGCACCGAGTGGTTTTCGCGCATTTAGCCGAGAAGCTGCCTTACAACTTAATGTATTTAATAACTACACCTATACATTAGAAACAATTATCCAAGCAGGGCAAAAAGGCATTGCGATCGCGTCAGTACCAATTCACACCAACCCAGTCATGCGCCCCTCACGATTGGTTAAAAGTACGCCGAGATATGTTATGCGATCGCTTTTTACTATTCTGCGGATTTTCATGATTTATCAACCATTGCGCTTTTTCCTCATTTTGGGTAGCCTGCCATCTAGTGTTGGAGTTTTGTTAGGAATTCGTTGGTTACTGTTCTTTTTCTTTGAAACTTCTACACGTACGCGAGTACCAAGTTTAATTCTTGCAGCTATCTTGATTTTGATTGGTTTTCAGCTGTGGATGTTTGGTTTAGTTGCAGACTTAATGGCAGCAAATCGCAGACTAGTAGAAGAAGTTCAGTTACGGATGCGGCGGATTGATGCAGAGAAGAGGAGTGAGGGGTGA
- a CDS encoding phycobilisome rod-core linker polypeptide: MALPLLQYKPTTQNHRVSSFGVADLDDETPYIYRVEDANSPAEIQDLIWAAYRQVFSEHEILKANRQSQLESQLKNRAITVRDFIRGLAKSERFYEMVVAVNNNYRLVDICLKRFLGRSSFNKDEQIAWSIKIGTLGFHGFVDALLDSEEYIDNFGDYTVPYQRKRMEGRPFNLVTPRYGEDFRETAGTVTTDWRFALEQFYSRKYEQRQLREGDPRKYSDMAAAIAPKQNYAQGVSAYNIDYMKMVPVRNAAGSKR, from the coding sequence ATGGCATTGCCGTTGCTTCAGTACAAACCTACAACACAAAATCACCGCGTCAGCAGCTTTGGCGTTGCAGACCTTGACGATGAAACTCCATACATCTACCGTGTGGAGGATGCTAACTCGCCAGCAGAGATTCAAGACTTGATCTGGGCAGCGTATCGCCAGGTATTCAGCGAACATGAAATCCTCAAAGCAAACCGTCAGTCACAGCTAGAATCGCAACTGAAAAATCGTGCCATCACCGTACGAGATTTTATTCGCGGACTGGCAAAGTCAGAACGATTTTACGAAATGGTTGTTGCTGTCAACAATAACTATCGTCTCGTTGACATCTGCTTAAAGCGCTTCCTTGGTCGGTCATCTTTTAATAAAGATGAACAAATCGCTTGGTCAATCAAAATTGGCACGCTAGGCTTCCACGGCTTTGTTGATGCCTTGCTCGATAGCGAAGAGTACATTGATAATTTCGGTGACTATACCGTACCTTATCAGCGTAAGCGGATGGAAGGTCGCCCCTTCAACTTAGTGACTCCCCGCTATGGTGAAGATTTCCGCGAAACAGCTGGAACTGTCACAACCGATTGGCGTTTTGCTTTAGAGCAATTCTACAGCCGCAAGTACGAACAGCGTCAGCTACGCGAAGGCGACCCCCGCAAATATAGCGATATGGCAGCTGCGATCGCACCCAAGCAAAACTATGCTCAAGGTGTCTCAGCTTACAACATTGACTATATGAAAATGGTTCCAGTACGGAATGCTGCGGGTAGTAAGCGCTAA
- a CDS encoding calcium/sodium antiporter, with translation MDITTIVLLIIGLVLLVAGAEILVRGASRLAASVGISPLVIGLTIVAYGTSSPELAVSVQSAFAGQADIAVGNVVGSNIFNVLFILGVSSLVAPLLVSQQLVKFDVPIMIGVSFLTHLLGSDGRIGRFDGILLFLSGVIYTLFLVYQSRREKDAAVQEEYAKEYGNYGRTTWLVNLGLIIGGLVLLVIGSRWLVNGAIAIAQAIGVSQLIIGLTIVAAGTSLPEVATSVVASMRGERDIAVGNVVGSNIFNILAVLGLASIFSPDGIAVSASVLRFDIPVMIATAIACLPIFFTGNVISRWEGILFLGYYVAYTAYLILYSTQHAGLPIFSLVFQAFIIPITLLTLIIITLRHVRADRTSV, from the coding sequence ATGGATATTACAACAATCGTTTTATTGATTATCGGGTTGGTACTGCTAGTTGCGGGCGCGGAAATATTAGTACGTGGAGCATCGCGGCTTGCTGCTAGTGTAGGTATATCACCCTTAGTTATTGGTTTAACCATCGTTGCCTATGGCACAAGTTCACCAGAACTTGCTGTCAGCGTACAATCTGCTTTTGCTGGACAAGCAGATATTGCTGTGGGTAATGTTGTTGGTAGTAATATCTTTAATGTCTTATTTATTTTGGGCGTATCTTCCTTAGTTGCCCCGCTACTTGTATCTCAGCAATTAGTCAAGTTTGATGTCCCCATCATGATTGGTGTATCGTTTTTGACTCACTTGCTAGGTTCTGACGGTAGGATTGGCAGATTTGATGGAATTTTGCTGTTCCTTAGCGGCGTTATTTATACTCTTTTCTTGGTTTACCAAAGCCGTAGAGAAAAAGATGCTGCCGTGCAAGAAGAATACGCCAAAGAGTATGGTAACTACGGTAGAACTACTTGGTTGGTTAACTTAGGATTGATTATTGGCGGTTTGGTATTGCTTGTCATTGGTTCGCGATGGTTAGTTAATGGTGCGATTGCGATCGCCCAAGCTATTGGTGTTAGTCAGTTGATTATTGGATTAACAATAGTTGCAGCAGGCACATCTTTACCTGAAGTAGCAACCTCTGTTGTCGCAAGTATGCGCGGTGAACGTGATATTGCTGTAGGAAATGTTGTTGGCAGTAATATTTTTAATATCTTGGCAGTATTAGGCTTAGCAAGTATTTTCTCCCCAGATGGTATTGCCGTTTCTGCTTCAGTCTTAAGGTTTGATATTCCTGTCATGATTGCAACTGCGATCGCCTGCTTGCCAATTTTCTTTACAGGTAATGTCATCTCGCGTTGGGAAGGAATTCTCTTTCTTGGCTATTATGTTGCTTATACAGCGTATCTAATTTTGTACTCTACTCAGCACGCTGGTTTGCCTATATTTAGCTTAGTATTTCAAGCCTTTATTATTCCGATTACCTTGCTGACTCTCATCATTATTACCTTACGTCATGTTCGTGCCGATCGTACAAGTGTATAA
- a CDS encoding glycosyltransferase family 39 protein, with protein MGKESYLTFYKFLFSPQRLPWVIIAFGTFVRLVQYLYNRSLWNDEAALALNIVNRSYAELLQPLDYDQAAPIGFLYVEKFITQVLGNSEYSLRLFPFLSAIVSLFVFYQLAKRCLQPLAATIALALFASLHIIVYYATEVKQYSSDVAIAILLCLLLVNLNRTNLNLKWIVSYALLGATTIWFSHPVIFVLTGIGIAHILITIINQQLTQTLKLILVFLFWAISFIISYFVSLQALTNQATLINSWESRGTFPTSFLDFSWLLKTFWEFFHKPLGFPDVFLGIAIFAFFVGFSTLIKTKQKTLMLLLLPIIVTLSVAYLKLYPFDGRLVLFLTPFFILIISEGIARIKQKTRSTKLAVLGTLVLILLLVPPIGTSIYLVIQPYEKQEIRPVIAYIKEHQQLQDIIYVYQRAEFQFKYYAPKFGYQVNDYIMGIDDLDKQDGQGISDLEWQRYIQDLNQLKNYSRVWIVFSHVRSWAQESERITSYLNTFGKQTDAFQEKGSFVYLYTFTKS; from the coding sequence ATGGGCAAAGAATCTTACTTAACCTTTTACAAATTTTTGTTTTCACCCCAAAGATTACCTTGGGTTATTATTGCTTTTGGAACTTTTGTTCGCTTAGTACAGTATCTCTACAATCGCTCTTTATGGAACGATGAAGCTGCACTTGCTTTAAATATTGTCAACCGTTCCTATGCTGAATTACTCCAGCCTTTAGATTACGATCAAGCTGCACCGATTGGTTTTTTATATGTAGAAAAATTTATAACTCAAGTTTTAGGCAATTCTGAATACTCTTTAAGGCTATTTCCTTTCTTATCAGCAATTGTTTCTTTATTTGTTTTTTATCAATTAGCTAAACGATGCTTGCAACCTTTAGCAGCTACAATTGCTTTAGCACTGTTTGCTAGCTTACATATTATTGTTTACTATGCTACGGAAGTTAAACAGTATTCGAGTGATGTTGCGATCGCAATACTTTTGTGTTTGCTTTTAGTTAACTTGAATCGCACTAATTTGAATTTAAAATGGATTGTAAGTTATGCCCTTCTAGGTGCTACTACAATTTGGTTTTCCCATCCAGTTATTTTTGTTTTAACAGGGATTGGGATCGCCCATATTTTAATTACAATAATAAACCAGCAACTCACTCAGACTTTAAAACTTATATTAGTATTTCTATTTTGGGCAATTAGCTTTATTATATCGTATTTTGTTTCACTACAAGCTTTGACTAACCAAGCAACTTTAATAAATTCTTGGGAAAGCCGCGGAACATTTCCAACATCTTTTTTAGACTTTTCATGGTTGTTAAAAACATTTTGGGAGTTTTTTCACAAACCTTTGGGTTTTCCAGATGTTTTTTTGGGAATTGCTATTTTTGCTTTTTTTGTAGGTTTTTCTACATTAATTAAAACAAAACAAAAAACTTTAATGCTATTGCTATTGCCAATCATTGTTACTTTATCAGTAGCTTACTTAAAACTTTATCCTTTTGATGGCAGATTAGTGTTGTTTTTAACACCATTTTTCATTTTAATCATTAGCGAGGGAATAGCAAGAATTAAACAAAAAACTCGTTCGACAAAGTTGGCAGTATTAGGCACATTAGTTTTAATATTACTACTCGTTCCTCCAATAGGTACTAGTATATACCTAGTTATTCAACCATATGAAAAGCAGGAAATTAGACCAGTTATTGCTTATATTAAAGAACATCAACAATTGCAAGACATTATATATGTGTATCAACGAGCAGAATTCCAGTTTAAATACTATGCTCCTAAATTTGGTTATCAAGTAAACGACTATATTATGGGTATAGATGATTTAGATAAACAAGATGGACAAGGTATTTCAGACTTAGAATGGCAAAGATACATTCAGGATTTAAACCAATTAAAAAACTATTCAAGAGTTTGGATTGTCTTTTCTCATGTACGTAGTTGGGCACAAGAAAGTGAAAGAATAACATCTTACCTCAATACTTTTGGTAAGCAAACTGACGCTTTTCAAGAAAAAGGCTCATTTGTGTATCTATACACTTTTACTAAATCTTAA